A window of the Scleropages formosus chromosome 5, fSclFor1.1, whole genome shotgun sequence genome harbors these coding sequences:
- the svip gene encoding small VCP/p97-interacting protein, with the protein MGTCLPCLGGAADDVVDTPDPETRRRQLADAAEKRQKETSHRGIKNPEAVERKKKKQEEMEKQAMMTSPSGGGGLKWQVG; encoded by the exons ATGGGGACGTGTCTGCCGTGTCTGGGCGGGGCGGCCGACGACGTCGTGGACACTCCGGATCCC GAGACGAGGCGGCGCCAGTTGGCAGATGCAGCTGAGAAGCGACAGAAGGAG ACATCCCACAGAGGAATTAAAAACCCCGAGGCAGTcgagaggaagaagaagaaacaagagGAGATGGAGAAGCAGGCCATGATGACATCGCCGTCGGGCGGCGGGGGACTCAAG TGGCAGGTGGGCTAA